A window of the Candidatus Jettenia caeni genome harbors these coding sequences:
- a CDS encoding recombinase RecA produces the protein MGKYTMVKSEVDKEKRQQALERAVSQIEKQYGKGTIMTLGGDTKIDVPTIPTGALSLDIALGVGGIPRGRIVEIFGPESSGKTTLTLHIIANAQKNGGTAAFIDAEHALDPDYAKKLGVDLDNLMVNQPDTGEQALEIAELLVRSNAVDIIAIDSVAALVPRAEIEGEMGDSHVGLQARLMSQALRKLTGCISKSQTTVIFINQIREKIGVMYGGNPETTPGGRALKFYSSVRIDIRRIGSIKDADVAIGNRVRATIAKNKVAAPFKKAEFDILYNTGISRSGDIIDLGVEHQIIDKSGTWFSCGEVRLGQGRENSRQFLEENPQLMEELERSILKKLRPEMATEKADEGTSQKNKAEPQSRKGEK, from the coding sequence ATGGGTAAATATACTATGGTCAAATCTGAAGTAGATAAAGAGAAACGGCAACAAGCGCTAGAGAGGGCAGTCTCCCAGATTGAGAAGCAATATGGGAAGGGCACAATAATGACGTTGGGGGGTGACACCAAGATAGATGTCCCCACAATTCCAACCGGAGCTTTATCTCTGGATATTGCGTTAGGCGTGGGGGGGATTCCGCGCGGAAGGATCGTTGAAATTTTTGGTCCGGAATCTTCGGGCAAAACAACCCTGACGCTTCATATTATTGCGAATGCGCAGAAAAATGGCGGTACAGCCGCCTTTATCGATGCCGAGCATGCCCTGGACCCGGACTATGCTAAAAAATTAGGGGTAGATTTGGATAATCTCATGGTCAATCAACCTGACACAGGCGAACAAGCACTTGAGATTGCAGAATTACTGGTAAGAAGTAATGCCGTAGATATCATCGCAATTGATTCCGTAGCCGCACTTGTTCCTCGCGCAGAGATTGAGGGAGAAATGGGAGATTCCCATGTAGGTTTACAAGCGAGGTTGATGTCGCAGGCATTGCGTAAACTAACCGGGTGTATTTCAAAATCCCAAACGACAGTTATTTTTATTAACCAGATTAGAGAAAAAATCGGCGTTATGTACGGCGGAAATCCCGAAACGACGCCAGGCGGAAGGGCACTCAAATTTTATTCCTCAGTACGTATCGATATACGGAGAATAGGGAGCATAAAAGATGCTGATGTTGCAATCGGAAACAGGGTTCGTGCTACCATTGCCAAAAATAAGGTTGCAGCCCCTTTCAAGAAAGCAGAGTTTGATATTCTCTATAACACCGGCATATCGCGTTCAGGGGATATTATAGACCTTGGCGTTGAACATCAAATTATCGATAAATCCGGCACCTGGTTCTCTTGTGGTGAGGTACGATTAGGGCAGGGAAGGGAAAACTCACGGCAATTTCTCGAAGAGAATCCTCAATTAATGGAGGAATTAGAACGCTCTATCCTTAAAAAATTAAGGCCAGAAATGGCTACAGAAAAGGCCGATGAAGGAACCTCGCAAAAAAACAAGGCAGAACCGCAGTCCAGGAAGGGTGAAAAATAA
- a CDS encoding exonuclease, which translates to MNLNIAILSLLGRDTLKRIILDFKLKNIDLRSKKKMCEAIHSFGIPPKTFLRYVSELEAKAMCGYYGIADKGNYTDIIELLLREETQNINRILPDNVFPKRTISSQQNSYPGLQSSVPPVLFKNVENLGQYGCFVAIDFETADYGRDSACSIALVKVLGDQIIDRAQFLIRPPRRTFEFTYLHGISWKHVANEPKFHELWPQIHKKFEGAEFIAAHNASFDQSVLMACCQNADVSPPTLPFQCTVRLARKTWKLRRANLPTVCTFLGIPLKHHDAASDAEACAKIVIAARQNG; encoded by the coding sequence ATGAATCTTAACATAGCCATATTATCGCTCCTGGGAAGAGATACGCTGAAGCGTATTATCCTCGATTTTAAACTGAAAAATATTGACCTCCGTAGCAAGAAGAAGATGTGTGAGGCTATACATAGTTTTGGTATACCACCAAAAACGTTCCTTCGATACGTAAGCGAGTTGGAAGCTAAAGCAATGTGTGGATACTATGGTATAGCAGATAAAGGAAACTATACGGATATCATTGAGTTATTATTACGGGAAGAGACTCAGAATATTAACCGTATTCTTCCAGATAATGTATTTCCAAAGAGAACCATTTCATCACAGCAAAATTCATATCCGGGTCTGCAGAGCTCAGTGCCGCCGGTACTATTTAAGAATGTAGAAAACCTGGGTCAGTATGGTTGTTTTGTTGCGATTGATTTTGAGACCGCAGACTATGGGCGTGACAGTGCCTGTTCTATTGCACTCGTTAAAGTTCTTGGCGATCAAATTATTGACCGGGCGCAATTCCTCATCCGTCCGCCGCGGCGTACGTTTGAATTTACCTATCTTCATGGCATATCATGGAAACACGTTGCTAATGAACCGAAGTTCCACGAACTGTGGCCGCAGATACATAAAAAGTTTGAAGGCGCTGAGTTTATAGCAGCGCATAATGCAAGTTTTGATCAGTCTGTTCTGATGGCATGCTGTCAGAATGCTGATGTATCACCACCAACACTTCCCTTTCAATGTACGGTACGGCTTGCCCGTAAGACATGGAAACTTCGTCGGGCGAATCTGCCCACCGTATGTACATTCCTTGGAATCCCCTTGAAGCACCACGATGCCGCATCCGATGCAGAAGCCTGTGCAAAGATTGTTATTGCAGCACGACAGAATGGATAG
- a CDS encoding 50S ribosomal protein L32 → MTPPVIPLAENMEKGAGVRSKRYICSHCKQVNQPHTVCHNCGYYRGKQVITVER, encoded by the coding sequence TTGACCCCTCCGGTCATTCCGCTTGCCGAAAATATGGAAAAAGGTGCCGGAGTACGCTCAAAGCGATATATTTGTTCGCATTGTAAACAGGTAAATCAACCACACACGGTCTGTCATAATTGTGGATACTACCGAGGTAAACAGGTTATCACTGTTGAAAGGTAA
- a CDS encoding acyl carrier protein, producing MSAVEDKVKEIITKQMGVKSDQITKDTSFINDLGADSLDTVELIMEFEDAFDMNIPDEDAEKIRTVGDAVKYIEEHK from the coding sequence GTGTCAGCAGTTGAAGATAAGGTTAAAGAAATTATTACAAAACAAATGGGAGTAAAAAGCGATCAGATTACAAAAGACACTTCATTTATCAATGATTTAGGAGCTGATTCTCTGGATACTGTAGAATTGATCATGGAATTCGAGGATGCCTTCGATATGAACATCCCTGACGAGGATGCAGAGAAAATACGTACCGTAGGAGACGCCGTTAAATATATAGAGGAACACAAATAA
- a CDS encoding 3-oxoacyl-(acyl carrier protein) synthase III, translated as MQQNQRASITGIGSYLPNKILTNYDLEKLVETSNDWIVQRTGIKERHIVENGIITSDLATQASIYAMEDAGVSPQDLDMIITSTITPDHIFPSTSCYIQQKLGATRAGAFDILAACAGFIYALAVGESFINSGAIKTALVVGAECLSKITDYTDRSTCVLFGDGAGAVIIQKNPTKHEILSTRLAADGSQADVLIMPGGGARNPASLESIQQRAHYIQFRGKEVFKLAINNITNLILETADENGLKLADIDLIIPHQSNLRIIEATMEKLGLPMEKAFVNIDKYGNTSSASIPIAINEARKEGRIKKGDIVMLVAFGGGLTWGSSIIRW; from the coding sequence ATGCAACAGAATCAAAGGGCTTCAATTACAGGGATAGGATCATACCTGCCAAATAAGATTTTAACAAATTACGATTTAGAAAAACTCGTTGAAACCAGTAATGATTGGATTGTCCAGCGAACAGGTATTAAAGAGCGCCATATTGTTGAAAACGGTATAATAACATCGGATCTTGCTACTCAGGCATCAATATATGCAATGGAAGACGCAGGGGTTTCTCCGCAAGATTTAGATATGATTATTACTTCTACGATAACGCCTGACCATATCTTTCCTTCAACCTCATGTTATATACAACAAAAATTAGGAGCAACAAGGGCAGGCGCTTTTGATATATTGGCGGCATGCGCTGGATTTATTTATGCATTAGCTGTTGGAGAAAGCTTCATAAACTCCGGAGCAATAAAAACCGCATTAGTAGTAGGGGCTGAATGTTTATCGAAAATCACTGATTATACTGATCGCTCAACTTGCGTTCTGTTTGGAGATGGCGCTGGCGCTGTCATTATACAGAAAAATCCTACAAAACACGAGATTTTGTCTACCCGTTTGGCTGCAGATGGATCACAAGCAGATGTACTTATTATGCCTGGGGGAGGAGCTAGAAATCCAGCATCTCTGGAGTCTATCCAGCAGAGAGCGCATTATATCCAATTTAGAGGGAAAGAAGTATTTAAACTGGCTATTAACAATATAACGAACTTAATTTTAGAAACAGCAGATGAGAATGGACTGAAACTCGCCGATATAGACTTGATCATCCCTCATCAGAGCAATCTAAGGATTATTGAAGCAACTATGGAAAAGCTTGGACTTCCCATGGAAAAGGCATTTGTAAATATCGATAAATATGGAAATACATCATCTGCCTCTATTCCTATTGCAATTAATGAAGCCCGAAAGGAAGGACGCATCAAAAAAGGAGACATTGTTATGCTCGTTGCGTTTGGGGGAGGATTAACATGGGGGTCTTCAATTATTCGATGGTAG
- a CDS encoding acyl-carrier-protein S-malonyltransferase, with amino-acid sequence MGVFNYSMVESMQKQKTALLFPGQGTQYVGMGKDFYVHFKEAQEVFHEANEVLGFDIAALCFQGKQEELNKTSLCQPAILVTSMAILEVLKKNSPIQPSACLATAGLSLGEYTAHVSAGSIAFTDAVRLVYKRGAFMQDACNANHGGMVSIIGLEDEKVEQICTEIRTEGVICAANYNCPGQIVISGERSTLEKASALAKERGAKIVVPLKVDGAFHSELMSPASSKLSKELESTPVLKSNIPVVANINAQYVSEPAEIKTSLSIQLNSPVRWHQSMCTLIQDGFNQFYEIGPGKSLSGLMRRIDPAQKMVNIDTVETFKNLMKSI; translated from the coding sequence ATGGGGGTCTTCAATTATTCGATGGTAGAAAGCATGCAAAAGCAAAAGACAGCGCTTCTTTTCCCTGGTCAGGGTACACAGTATGTGGGGATGGGAAAGGATTTTTATGTGCATTTCAAGGAGGCACAGGAGGTATTCCATGAAGCTAATGAGGTACTGGGGTTTGATATCGCAGCGCTTTGTTTTCAAGGAAAACAAGAGGAATTAAACAAAACCTCTCTGTGTCAGCCTGCCATACTTGTTACAAGTATGGCAATATTAGAAGTTTTAAAGAAAAATTCTCCAATCCAACCAAGCGCCTGTCTTGCCACTGCTGGTCTTAGCCTGGGAGAATATACAGCTCATGTATCTGCGGGTTCAATAGCTTTTACCGATGCTGTACGATTGGTATATAAGCGGGGCGCCTTCATGCAGGATGCCTGCAATGCAAATCACGGAGGTATGGTTTCTATCATTGGATTAGAAGATGAAAAAGTAGAACAAATTTGCACAGAAATACGGACAGAAGGGGTTATTTGTGCTGCAAATTATAATTGTCCGGGACAGATAGTTATTTCAGGCGAAAGATCAACTTTGGAAAAAGCATCGGCATTAGCTAAAGAACGGGGTGCAAAAATAGTTGTCCCTTTGAAAGTTGACGGAGCATTCCATTCGGAATTAATGAGCCCCGCAAGTAGTAAACTCTCAAAGGAGCTGGAATCAACACCGGTCTTAAAATCAAACATACCGGTTGTGGCAAATATCAATGCACAGTATGTGAGTGAGCCTGCTGAGATAAAAACATCTTTATCAATACAATTGAACAGCCCTGTGCGATGGCATCAATCGATGTGCACTCTAATACAGGACGGATTTAATCAGTTTTATGAAATCGGACCGGGAAAGTCATTATCGGGCCTCATGCGAAGGATCGATCCCGCTCAAAAAATGGTAAATATTGATACCGTAGAAACCTTTAAAAATTTAATGAAATCGATTTAA
- a CDS encoding glutamyl-tRNA synthase: MSVYKEYAEKLVAQGSAFYDTDAEGRKAIRFKMQEGVTRFDDLIHGPITFDTALIEDFVILKADGFPTYNFACVVDDADMGITHIIRGDDHISNTPKQIALYKAFGFKIPEFAHIPMILGEDGSRLSKRHGATSVTEYRDKGYLPHALVNFLALLGWSPGNDLEILSIQEMIDKFTLKRVNKTSAQFNNTKLDWMTGQYIKNTPVRQLATEVKRFFEKSDITMGEISSEWLTNLVELYHERFKTFQDLLNQTRFFFTDTIEYDQVAVDKFLNKEGIAGLLKEVYSALSLLKDFDKKNLEESLRALTVKIGIGFSKLAQPLRVAITGKSVSAGIFETMELLGKEKTLKRLSCTVNNLSEKSNAVKINAPGGTC, translated from the coding sequence TTGTCTGTCTATAAGGAATACGCAGAGAAATTAGTTGCACAAGGAAGTGCATTTTATGATACCGATGCCGAAGGCCGTAAGGCTATCCGCTTCAAGATGCAGGAGGGAGTAACCCGATTCGATGATCTTATCCACGGTCCCATTACGTTTGACACGGCCCTTATCGAAGATTTCGTAATTCTTAAAGCAGATGGTTTTCCAACCTATAATTTTGCCTGCGTAGTAGACGATGCGGATATGGGGATTACCCATATTATTCGCGGAGACGATCATATATCGAATACGCCCAAACAGATTGCCCTTTATAAGGCCTTTGGGTTTAAGATTCCGGAATTTGCTCATATCCCGATGATCCTTGGAGAAGACGGATCGAGGTTAAGCAAACGTCACGGGGCAACCTCTGTTACTGAATATCGGGACAAAGGTTATCTTCCCCATGCCCTCGTAAATTTTCTTGCCCTTTTGGGATGGTCACCCGGTAACGATCTGGAAATTTTATCAATTCAGGAAATGATCGATAAATTTACCTTAAAACGTGTGAATAAAACCAGCGCTCAGTTTAACAATACCAAATTGGACTGGATGACTGGCCAATACATCAAGAATACTCCTGTCAGACAACTCGCAACTGAGGTTAAAAGGTTTTTTGAAAAATCAGATATTACTATGGGAGAAATCTCTTCGGAATGGTTAACAAATTTAGTAGAATTGTACCATGAGCGGTTTAAGACGTTTCAGGATTTACTGAATCAAACAAGGTTTTTCTTTACGGATACTATTGAATACGATCAGGTTGCCGTAGACAAATTTCTCAACAAGGAAGGAATTGCCGGATTGTTAAAAGAGGTATACTCAGCCCTTTCTCTCCTTAAAGATTTTGACAAAAAAAACTTAGAGGAATCTTTGCGTGCGTTGACCGTAAAGATTGGCATTGGATTTTCTAAGCTTGCCCAACCCTTACGGGTAGCTATTACCGGAAAGAGCGTAAGCGCCGGCATCTTCGAGACTATGGAGCTTTTGGGAAAAGAGAAGACACTGAAAAGGCTTAGCTGTACCGTAAATAATCTCAGCGAGAAATCAAATGCAGTTAAAATAAACGCACCGGGAGGGACTTGCTAG
- a CDS encoding 2'-5' RNA ligase — protein sequence MKVRLFVAVEIPEEIRKKLGEFQDELKKANADVGWVAPENLHITLKFIGSLDEEKIDEVVRIIKDSAAGTKLFDLNYMGVGAFPTEKNPRIVYADVIDSDGILTKIHEKLNNQLVALGVKHEDRKFEAHLTVGRIKTRKNVKRLMEILNSYNGFHFGLAQVTRIVLMKSDLLQKGPIYTKLHTIDLVSL from the coding sequence ATGAAGGTAAGGCTTTTTGTCGCCGTTGAAATTCCAGAGGAAATCCGAAAAAAATTAGGAGAGTTCCAGGATGAACTGAAAAAGGCGAATGCGGACGTGGGCTGGGTAGCTCCTGAGAATCTTCATATTACCCTCAAATTTATTGGCTCCCTTGATGAAGAAAAAATCGATGAAGTTGTCCGCATAATAAAAGATTCGGCAGCCGGCACAAAACTTTTCGATCTTAATTATATGGGTGTTGGCGCCTTTCCAACGGAAAAAAATCCACGGATTGTTTATGCTGATGTAATAGATTCAGACGGGATTTTAACAAAAATCCATGAGAAACTGAATAATCAACTCGTAGCATTAGGTGTAAAGCATGAGGATCGTAAATTTGAAGCGCATCTTACCGTAGGCCGTATAAAGACACGCAAGAATGTAAAAAGGCTTATGGAAATTCTGAATTCGTACAATGGGTTTCATTTTGGTTTAGCACAGGTAACCCGGATAGTTTTGATGAAAAGTGATCTTTTGCAGAAAGGACCCATATATACGAAGTTACATACTATTGATTTAGTTTCATTATGA
- a CDS encoding alanyl-tRNA synthase has translation MRTSEIRSKFLNFFEKKSHAVLPSDSLVPQNDPTLLFTGAGMNQFKDMFLGKGNLNVKKAATCQKCLRTGDIDNVGKTASHHTFFEMLGNFSFGDYFKQKTIEWAWEFLVQELKISEERLSVSVYKDDHESYEIWEKHIHIPKSRIYRYDQKDNFWPANAPLLGPNGPCGPCSEIFFDQGEKIGCGRKECDPACECDRFVEIWNLVFTEYDRKEGGKLEPLPHQNVDTGMGLERMARVMQGVQTNFDIDIFRPIISSIEEIAQVKYNGRVENAILMRRIADHVKACVFCISDGVLPGNEGRGYVERRLLRRAIRDGTQLGVKDSFLYKLVPIVSNVMQDYYPDIKQRRENIARIIKNEEEKFHETLEQGTRILEELMETLHKSNQKTLSGKEAFKLYDTYGFPLDMTEAILNEKGFVVDRNGFEDELQKQRLQARTASQMTGQVFDTGPLSKIKDISKGSKFLGYNQNTCQGKIIAIIRNNELVDVAIVGSEVTVILDQTPFYGESGGQIGDTGILESDGTLIQVTDTRRNDDFTLHTGKVIKGELKTGIVVEAKVDVQRRNDIRKNHSATHILHYALRRVIGQHAEQAGSLVAPDRIRFDFHHFSALTKEEITRIEDLVNEKILENVPVSAKELTIQQAKNAGALALFGEKYGELVRMLSMGDYSKELCGGTHVDSSGEIGLFRIVSESSVAAGIRRIEAVTGMSTLKREREKEDIIQEICEILNTTEGKLVTKAQDILHELKNLQKELSRVKQKELSSKIHTLIENAKEVSGVKIITRKLEDATVDDLRKTADLLIKSAEDVAIILGAIQDGRVTIIAAMSPNLVKRGFHAGNISKEVAKLVGGGGGGRPDMSQAGGQWVEKLDDALHFATELLSKKILQTISS, from the coding sequence ATGAGAACAAGCGAAATTCGAAGTAAATTTCTCAATTTTTTCGAAAAGAAATCTCATGCTGTTTTACCCAGCGACTCACTAGTCCCACAGAATGATCCAACCCTTCTCTTTACCGGCGCAGGGATGAATCAGTTTAAAGATATGTTTCTGGGTAAAGGCAACCTGAACGTCAAAAAAGCAGCGACATGCCAGAAATGTCTTCGCACCGGAGATATTGATAACGTGGGCAAAACGGCCTCTCATCATACATTTTTTGAAATGCTTGGAAATTTCTCCTTCGGTGATTATTTCAAGCAGAAAACTATTGAATGGGCATGGGAATTTCTGGTACAAGAACTAAAAATTTCAGAAGAACGCTTAAGCGTAAGTGTTTACAAAGATGACCATGAATCATATGAGATTTGGGAAAAACATATCCATATACCGAAATCAAGGATTTACCGATATGATCAAAAGGATAACTTTTGGCCAGCAAATGCGCCGCTCTTAGGGCCGAATGGGCCTTGTGGCCCCTGTTCTGAAATATTTTTTGACCAGGGAGAAAAAATCGGCTGCGGGAGAAAAGAATGCGATCCCGCATGCGAGTGCGACCGGTTCGTGGAGATATGGAATCTGGTATTTACCGAATACGACCGCAAAGAGGGCGGCAAGCTTGAGCCATTACCCCATCAAAATGTCGATACGGGTATGGGTTTGGAAAGAATGGCGCGTGTTATGCAAGGGGTGCAAACAAATTTTGATATTGATATCTTCCGCCCAATTATCTCATCCATAGAAGAAATAGCACAGGTAAAATACAACGGCAGAGTTGAAAATGCTATACTTATGCGTCGTATCGCAGACCATGTAAAAGCATGTGTGTTTTGCATTTCCGATGGTGTGCTTCCCGGCAATGAGGGACGTGGATATGTTGAGAGGCGGCTGTTGAGGCGAGCCATTCGTGACGGCACGCAATTGGGTGTAAAAGATAGCTTTCTTTACAAACTGGTACCGATTGTGAGCAATGTGATGCAAGATTACTATCCTGATATTAAGCAGCGAAGAGAAAATATTGCGCGAATTATAAAGAATGAAGAAGAAAAATTCCACGAAACGCTGGAACAGGGAACACGTATATTGGAAGAGCTCATGGAAACTTTGCATAAAAGCAATCAAAAGACCCTTTCCGGCAAAGAGGCCTTTAAACTATACGATACCTACGGCTTTCCCTTAGATATGACAGAAGCTATTTTAAACGAAAAAGGTTTTGTCGTTGATAGAAACGGTTTTGAGGATGAACTCCAAAAGCAACGGTTACAGGCAAGAACGGCTTCCCAGATGACCGGACAGGTCTTCGATACAGGTCCGCTCAGCAAGATCAAAGACATTTCAAAGGGTTCGAAATTTTTAGGTTATAATCAAAACACCTGCCAGGGAAAAATAATTGCCATTATCCGGAACAACGAGCTTGTAGATGTGGCTATTGTTGGAAGTGAGGTAACGGTAATTTTAGATCAAACGCCTTTTTATGGTGAATCAGGCGGACAAATTGGCGATACCGGAATTTTGGAGTCGGACGGAACCCTGATCCAGGTTACTGATACAAGAAGGAATGATGATTTTACTCTCCATACAGGAAAGGTAATAAAAGGAGAACTAAAGACAGGGATCGTTGTTGAAGCAAAAGTTGACGTCCAGCGAAGAAATGATATCCGGAAGAATCATTCGGCAACACACATTCTCCATTATGCTTTACGAAGAGTAATAGGTCAGCATGCGGAACAGGCAGGTTCTTTGGTAGCGCCTGACCGCATACGTTTTGATTTCCATCATTTCTCCGCCTTAACAAAGGAGGAAATAACACGCATTGAAGACCTGGTAAACGAGAAAATACTCGAAAATGTACCGGTATCGGCAAAAGAATTAACCATCCAACAGGCAAAAAATGCCGGCGCCCTGGCTCTTTTTGGAGAAAAATACGGGGAGTTGGTCAGAATGCTCTCTATGGGAGATTATAGCAAGGAGCTTTGCGGTGGAACTCATGTAGACAGTTCAGGAGAAATCGGATTATTCAGGATTGTTAGTGAGTCATCTGTTGCCGCTGGAATCAGACGTATCGAAGCCGTAACAGGCATGTCGACATTAAAGAGAGAAAGAGAAAAAGAAGACATTATTCAGGAGATATGTGAGATACTGAATACGACTGAGGGCAAACTGGTTACAAAAGCACAGGATATCTTACACGAATTAAAGAATTTACAAAAAGAGCTCAGCAGGGTAAAGCAAAAAGAACTCAGCAGTAAGATTCATACTCTTATCGAGAATGCCAAAGAGGTGTCAGGGGTAAAGATTATTACAAGAAAATTAGAGGATGCAACGGTAGACGACTTGAGAAAAACGGCTGATCTGTTAATAAAATCTGCTGAGGATGTAGCCATTATATTAGGAGCTATCCAGGATGGACGAGTAACAATAATTGCAGCCATGAGCCCTAATTTAGTTAAGCGTGGCTTCCATGCAGGGAATATATCGAAAGAAGTGGCAAAATTAGTTGGCGGAGGAGGAGGGGGCAGACCTGATATGTCGCAGGCCGGAGGACAATGGGTAGAAAAGTTAGATGATGCGCTTCATTTCGCTACAGAATTGTTGAGCAAGAAAATCCTTCAAACGATTAGTTCGTGA
- a CDS encoding putative glycerol-3-phosphate acyltransferase, whose translation MRVAVDAMGGDKAPHEIIKGSILAAQQLRDDDIILVGDENTLSRELNTYGAIPKNITIHHASQIVQMDDPATYSIRQKINSSITQSIELVAHGEACAVVSAGHTGATVAASTLHLRTLKGVRRPGIAAALPTRQGVCLIIDIGANIACKPLHLFQYGVMAAVYYRCIFGIENPKVGLLNIGEEDAKGNDLVKDTFTLLSNSNLNFVGNVEGREIFDNKANIVVCEGFVGNIILKFAEGLSMSLLSTIKTEALKSFWTKLGLWLCKPAFEPLKAKMDFAEYGGAPLLGVNGICIICHGRSDSKAIQNAIKVALKLSKYKVNEHIVSEFEKINTLTAHVV comes from the coding sequence ATGAGAGTTGCAGTAGATGCAATGGGTGGAGATAAGGCTCCACATGAAATTATTAAAGGATCAATTCTCGCTGCACAACAATTACGAGATGATGATATTATATTGGTAGGTGATGAAAATACTCTGAGCCGAGAGTTAAACACTTACGGAGCGATACCGAAAAATATTACCATTCATCACGCATCTCAAATAGTCCAGATGGATGATCCTGCAACCTACTCTATACGCCAAAAGATTAATTCATCAATTACACAAAGTATCGAACTTGTAGCTCACGGAGAAGCCTGTGCCGTGGTAAGCGCCGGGCATACAGGCGCAACCGTAGCTGCATCGACATTGCACTTAAGAACATTAAAAGGTGTTCGCCGCCCGGGTATTGCGGCTGCACTTCCCACACGGCAAGGAGTATGCTTAATCATTGATATAGGAGCTAACATAGCCTGTAAGCCACTCCATCTTTTCCAATATGGTGTTATGGCAGCAGTCTATTATCGATGTATCTTCGGTATAGAAAACCCAAAGGTTGGGCTTCTCAATATCGGTGAAGAGGATGCAAAGGGAAACGACCTTGTGAAAGATACCTTTACACTCCTCTCCAATTCGAATTTAAATTTTGTAGGAAACGTAGAAGGCCGTGAAATATTTGATAATAAAGCCAATATAGTTGTCTGTGAGGGTTTTGTAGGAAATATTATATTGAAATTTGCAGAAGGACTTTCCATGAGTCTTCTGTCAACAATTAAGACAGAAGCGCTCAAGAGCTTTTGGACAAAGTTAGGTCTGTGGTTGTGTAAACCAGCCTTCGAACCATTAAAGGCAAAAATGGACTTTGCAGAATATGGCGGCGCTCCCCTACTGGGAGTTAACGGTATTTGTATTATCTGTCATGGCAGATCTGACTCCAAGGCTATCCAAAATGCCATAAAAGTTGCGTTGAAGCTATCAAAATACAAGGTCAATGAGCATATTGTTTCCGAATTCGAAAAGATCAATACGCTTACGGCACATGTTGTTTAA